The genomic window AATTGGTTTCGATCCTATTATTTTTCTGACACTCAGTTCCTTTAATACACTTTACCAATTTTGGATACATACCCGTACCATTAAAAGTATGGGTGTGCTAGAGTATATACTCAATACGCCATCACATCATAGGGTGCACCATGGCTCTAACCCAAAATACATTGATAAAAACCATGCTGGTACACTAATTATTTGGGACAGGCTATTTGGTACTTTTCAAAAAGAAGAAGAAGAGGTTTATTACGGTATTACCAAGCCATTGGCAAGTTGGAACCCAGTTTGGGCTAACTTACATTACTGGAAAGATTTAATAGAAACAGCAAAAAAATCAGATAATATCAGTGATAAAATTAGGGTGTTTTTAAAACCACCCGGATGGTTTCCAGAAAAATTAGGTGGCTTTCAAAAGGCGCCAGAAATAGATGCACTTAACTATCGCAAGTTTGAAACCGAAACAGCTCTTAAAGTGATGGTTTATGCTGTTTTGCTATTTTTAACTGCACTGGCTTTAGGTTCTTATCAATTATTTTATTTCGATAAGCTCAGTTTAATAACCAACATTTTAATTGCTTCTTTTACCATTTTAAGTATGTTAAATTGTGGTGCGTTGTTAGAGAA from Pedobacter sp. SL55 includes these protein-coding regions:
- a CDS encoding sterol desaturase family protein; amino-acid sequence: MKTNYIALSVPIFFILIGIELAYTFYKKLQYYRLNDSIANLSQGIGSQLVGLFMKSVLFVGYMYIFEHWRLFEISNTVWTWIILFIGVDFFYYWFHRMSHQINALWAAHIVHHQSEEYNLTVALRQSWFQGWFSWIFYLPLALIGFDPIIFLTLSSFNTLYQFWIHTRTIKSMGVLEYILNTPSHHRVHHGSNPKYIDKNHAGTLIIWDRLFGTFQKEEEEVYYGITKPLASWNPVWANLHYWKDLIETAKKSDNISDKIRVFLKPPGWFPEKLGGFQKAPEIDALNYRKFETETALKVMVYAVLLFLTALALGSYQLFYFDKLSLITNILIASFTILSMLNCGALLEKKRWFVAAEYSRYLLGLLILYFLYHLNFKGDWLLGLLGFHIASAFYFFFIKSKYRNV